In a genomic window of Chryseobacterium sp. G0162:
- a CDS encoding 4-hydroxyproline epimerase, which translates to MNRTFFCIDSHTCGCPVRLVAGGGPILKGNSMMERRLHFMKEYDWIRKGLMFEPRGHDMMSGSILYPPVDEENDIGVLYIETSGCLPMCGHGTIGTVTIAIEEGLVVPKIPGKLRLETPAGLILIDYIQEGKKVKSVKLTNVKSFLYAENLEVECPDLGHIKADVAYGGNFYAIIDPQENFRDISDFMASQLIHYGKIIRRLLNEKYEFIHPENEHISGLSHIQWTGNPTDPKASGRNAVLVGENALDRSPCGTGTSARMAQWYAKDKLKEGEKFIHESYIGSQFIGRIEGTATVDGKPAIVPSVEGWARITGYNQIIIDDEDPYWQGFQVM; encoded by the coding sequence ATGAACAGAACATTTTTTTGTATAGATTCCCATACCTGTGGCTGTCCCGTACGTCTAGTAGCAGGAGGTGGACCGATTTTAAAAGGAAACTCCATGATGGAGCGCAGGCTTCACTTCATGAAAGAATATGACTGGATTCGAAAAGGGTTAATGTTTGAACCTCGCGGCCATGATATGATGAGTGGAAGTATTCTTTATCCTCCCGTTGATGAAGAAAATGATATTGGAGTTTTATACATTGAAACCAGTGGCTGCTTACCGATGTGCGGACATGGAACCATCGGAACCGTTACCATTGCTATAGAAGAAGGTTTAGTCGTTCCTAAAATTCCGGGAAAATTACGTTTAGAAACCCCAGCTGGGCTTATTCTTATAGATTATATACAGGAAGGAAAAAAAGTAAAATCAGTAAAACTAACCAATGTAAAATCTTTTCTCTATGCTGAAAATCTTGAAGTAGAATGTCCCGATCTAGGTCACATAAAAGCCGATGTCGCTTATGGCGGAAACTTTTACGCTATTATTGATCCCCAGGAGAATTTCAGAGATATTTCAGATTTTATGGCAAGTCAGCTTATCCATTATGGAAAAATTATAAGAAGGCTGCTTAATGAAAAATATGAGTTTATCCATCCTGAAAATGAACACATTTCCGGATTAAGCCATATTCAATGGACGGGAAACCCTACAGATCCCAAAGCCAGTGGGCGAAATGCCGTATTAGTAGGGGAAAATGCCTTAGACCGCTCTCCATGTGGAACAGGAACATCAGCAAGAATGGCTCAATGGTATGCTAAAGATAAGCTAAAAGAAGGGGAAAAGTTTATCCATGAAAGCTATATCGGTTCCCAATTTATTGGAAGAATTGAAGGCACCGCTACCGTTGATGGCAAACCGGCTATTGTCCCTTCAGTAGAAGGCTGGGCAAGAATTACCGGCTATAACCAGATTATTATTGATGATGAAGATCCTTATTGGCAGGGCTTTCAGGTAATGTAA
- a CDS encoding aldehyde dehydrogenase (NADP(+)): MIEETSKENIDLSIQMASEAYQFLKNTTIKERAAFMNAVADQIETLGEELLATAHTETSLPLARLKGEKARTVGQWRSYAKAVASGIYTEPRIDLAQAEKQKGDLRKYNIGLGPVVVFGASNFPFAFSTAGGDTASAIGAGCPVIVKAHPAHPKTSQIMADAIVNTVKEFGWPEGIFSHITGTSYEIGTYLTQHQNIQAVAFTGSFNGGKALFDIANRRENPIPVFAEMGSINPVFAFKNLIENKAEALAKEYISSLTLGVGQFCTNPGVFIAVKGESLDRFVSTVKHEITGIAPANMLHKGIYENFEHHKGNAIAQPDIEVITSIETEEGKGSAAIIKTNAQKFLDNPALNEEVFGPFGIIVTCENKEELIQIAKKLKGQLTITVAATSDDIHENAELIHLLKDKCGRLLFNGMPTGVEVVYAMQHGGPFPSTTDSRFTSVGPDAVKRFVRPISFQNWPDEFLPDELKNENPLQISRMVDGEIHSGSLKLETV, encoded by the coding sequence ATGATTGAAGAAACATCAAAAGAAAATATTGATCTGAGCATTCAGATGGCTTCTGAAGCTTATCAATTCCTGAAGAATACAACGATAAAAGAACGGGCAGCATTTATGAATGCCGTTGCCGATCAAATTGAAACTTTAGGAGAAGAACTTTTAGCCACTGCACATACTGAAACTTCATTACCTCTGGCAAGACTTAAGGGTGAAAAAGCCAGAACCGTAGGACAATGGAGAAGTTACGCCAAAGCAGTAGCCTCCGGAATATACACTGAACCCAGAATTGATCTTGCCCAAGCTGAAAAACAGAAAGGAGATCTCAGAAAGTATAATATAGGATTAGGGCCTGTAGTGGTCTTTGGAGCCAGCAATTTTCCGTTTGCTTTTTCCACGGCAGGCGGTGATACTGCAAGTGCCATAGGAGCAGGATGTCCTGTGATTGTAAAAGCTCATCCGGCACATCCTAAGACCTCTCAAATCATGGCTGATGCAATAGTAAATACTGTAAAAGAATTTGGTTGGCCTGAAGGTATCTTCAGCCATATTACAGGAACTTCCTATGAAATCGGAACTTATTTAACACAGCATCAGAATATTCAGGCAGTAGCATTTACCGGTTCATTCAATGGCGGAAAAGCACTGTTTGATATCGCCAATCGTCGTGAAAATCCTATTCCCGTATTTGCTGAAATGGGAAGTATCAACCCGGTATTTGCATTTAAAAACTTGATTGAAAATAAAGCAGAAGCATTAGCTAAAGAATATATCAGCTCACTAACATTAGGTGTAGGGCAATTCTGCACCAATCCGGGAGTGTTTATTGCTGTCAAAGGAGAATCTCTGGACCGGTTTGTCTCTACGGTTAAACATGAAATTACAGGTATTGCACCTGCCAATATGCTTCATAAAGGAATATATGAAAACTTTGAACATCATAAAGGAAATGCAATAGCGCAACCTGATATTGAAGTCATTACATCCATAGAAACAGAAGAAGGAAAAGGAAGTGCTGCCATTATTAAAACCAATGCTCAGAAATTTCTCGATAATCCTGCATTGAATGAAGAAGTTTTCGGCCCATTTGGTATCATCGTCACTTGTGAAAACAAAGAAGAGCTTATACAGATCGCTAAAAAACTAAAAGGACAGCTAACCATTACTGTAGCAGCTACTTCAGATGATATCCATGAAAATGCGGAACTGATTCATCTTTTGAAAGATAAATGTGGAAGGCTACTGTTCAACGGAATGCCGACTGGAGTAGAAGTTGTTTATGCGATGCAGCACGGAGGGCCATTCCCATCTACCACAGATTCCCGTTTTACTTCAGTAGGCCCGGATGCCGTTAAACGATTCGTTCGCCCCATTTCTTTCCAAAATTGGCCGGATGAATTTTTACCCGACGAACTGAAGAACGAAAATCCATTACAGATTAGCAGAATGGTGGATGGAGAAATTCACTCAGGATCATTAAAATTAGAAACCGTATGA
- a CDS encoding dihydrodipicolinate synthase family protein, producing the protein MSTKLNWEGIYPAVLTPFTKEGKIDFEMFAVNTEAQIKAGVHGIILAGTLGEASVLETEEKFELLQYAKKMTQGRIPVILNLSENTTKNAVGFAQKAKELGADGLMLLPPMRYKADSREVVEYFKAVASATDLPILIYNNPVDYGIYVTLEMFDELIEYPTIQAVKESTRDLANVTRMINRFGKRIKILGGVDTICLETLMLGADGLVAGLVDAFPNETMAMYNYAKAGEYDKAVAIYRWFMPLLELDIHPKLIQYIKLAATAEGISNPYVRAPRLELQGEEAEKVNKIIEEGRANRPTLD; encoded by the coding sequence ATGAGTACAAAACTAAACTGGGAAGGGATTTATCCTGCTGTATTAACTCCTTTTACAAAAGAAGGAAAGATTGATTTTGAAATGTTTGCAGTCAATACAGAAGCCCAGATTAAAGCCGGAGTTCATGGAATTATCCTTGCCGGAACATTAGGAGAAGCCAGTGTCTTGGAAACCGAAGAAAAGTTTGAACTTCTCCAATATGCTAAAAAAATGACACAAGGCAGAATTCCCGTTATTCTTAACCTTTCTGAAAATACAACCAAAAATGCAGTAGGCTTTGCCCAAAAAGCAAAAGAACTGGGAGCGGATGGATTAATGCTTCTCCCTCCAATGCGTTACAAAGCAGACAGCCGTGAAGTGGTAGAATATTTCAAAGCAGTGGCTAGTGCTACAGATCTTCCTATTCTTATTTATAATAATCCTGTTGATTACGGTATTTATGTCACCTTAGAAATGTTTGATGAGCTTATTGAATATCCAACCATTCAGGCAGTGAAAGAATCTACCAGAGATCTGGCTAATGTAACCAGAATGATCAATCGTTTTGGAAAAAGGATTAAAATTCTTGGTGGTGTAGATACTATTTGCCTTGAAACATTAATGCTTGGTGCTGACGGACTTGTTGCAGGGTTAGTAGATGCTTTTCCCAACGAAACAATGGCTATGTACAACTACGCCAAAGCAGGAGAATATGATAAAGCAGTGGCTATTTACAGATGGTTTATGCCATTGCTAGAACTGGATATTCATCCTAAGCTGATCCAATATATTAAACTGGCTGCTACTGCCGAAGGAATCAGCAATCCATACGTAAGAGCACCCCGTCTTGAACTTCAGGGTGAAGAAGCTGAAAAAGTCAATAAGATCATCGAAGAAGGTAGAGCTAACCGCCCGACATTAGACTAA
- a CDS encoding AraC family transcriptional regulator codes for MKSLQFSVPADTNKSIRIQEDIMPNFYPYFHRHTETQIMWILKGHGTLAIEQNLFTFESGDIFYLGANQSHVFKGAFNENEKQKVHAISIFFDPDKKIAAFFDLPEFEELKNFIEHSKTGFQIASKLKLSVGESMAALQKTQGIEQIIDFIKILNHLMQNRHLHIPLSSEKNLPNHISDNDQRIIDAQNYIKKNFTQHKLTLDLIAKEACMTPQAFCRSFKKRTRITYIQYLNELRVQRACRLLTSSSMYNISSVAFNSGFTSLTNFNRVFKSIMKYSPKEYLKHYKEATTDHE; via the coding sequence ATGAAGAGCCTCCAGTTTTCAGTTCCTGCCGACACCAATAAAAGCATCCGTATTCAGGAAGATATTATGCCTAATTTCTATCCCTATTTTCATAGACACACGGAAACTCAAATCATGTGGATTCTTAAAGGGCATGGTACTTTGGCGATAGAACAAAACCTTTTTACCTTTGAATCCGGAGATATTTTCTATCTGGGAGCCAACCAGTCACATGTTTTTAAAGGAGCTTTTAATGAAAACGAAAAACAAAAGGTTCATGCCATTTCTATATTCTTTGATCCTGATAAAAAAATAGCAGCTTTTTTTGATCTTCCTGAATTTGAAGAGCTTAAAAATTTTATTGAACATTCAAAAACAGGATTTCAGATTGCTTCAAAGCTAAAATTGAGTGTGGGTGAAAGCATGGCAGCTTTACAAAAAACGCAAGGCATAGAACAGATCATCGATTTTATAAAGATCTTAAACCACCTGATGCAGAACAGGCATTTACATATTCCTTTATCCTCAGAAAAGAACCTGCCTAATCATATTTCGGATAATGACCAGCGAATTATAGATGCTCAGAATTATATTAAGAAAAATTTCACCCAGCATAAACTCACCCTTGATCTGATTGCGAAAGAAGCTTGTATGACTCCACAGGCATTTTGCAGATCTTTTAAAAAACGTACCAGAATTACCTATATTCAATATCTTAATGAATTACGAGTGCAGAGAGCCTGCAGATTATTAACCTCCAGCAGCATGTATAACATTTCTTCCGTTGCTTTTAACAGCGGATTCACCAGTCTTACCAACTTCAACCGGGTATTTAAATCCATCATGAAGTACTCCCCAAAAGAATATCTGAAGCATTATAAAGAGGCTACTACAGACCACGAATAA
- a CDS encoding aminopeptidase P family protein, with product MFSSKTYQDRRAVLQNNVASGILLFLGNIENPVNFEHNPYYFRQDSTFLYYFGIQEPKIAAIIDIDENKTIVFGDELSIDDIVWMGRQETLKEKSQKSGVRETLPYAELSQYLLKAQSSGRKVHYLPPYQSSNKILLTDLLGVKIAELQPSVEMIKSVVKQRSIKEAQEIVQIEEAVNVSNEMHLLAMRMAKPGIKEYEIANAIQYLAANKECQMSYPPIVTINGGILHNHYRLNTLKEGDLFLNDSGAETAMGYAGDLTRTFPVSKTFSTKQKEIYEIVLNSFNNAHHLLKPGVKFKDIYLKASEYLVEGLVDLGLMKGNPEEAVKNNAHTLFFQCGLGHMMGLDVHDMEDLGEQYIGYTEEEPKDTKTFGLKSLRLGKALESGYVVTVEPGIYMIPELIDIWQAENKNAEYINYDKVNEYRNFGGVRVEDDFLITDDGYKLLGNGLITTVDEIENYRAEHLA from the coding sequence ATGTTTTCATCAAAGACTTATCAAGACAGAAGAGCCGTATTACAGAACAATGTGGCGAGTGGAATTCTATTGTTTCTAGGAAATATAGAAAATCCTGTTAATTTTGAACATAATCCTTATTACTTCCGTCAGGACAGTACTTTTCTGTATTATTTCGGAATTCAGGAACCAAAGATTGCGGCTATTATTGATATTGATGAAAATAAGACCATTGTTTTTGGAGATGAGTTGAGTATTGATGACATCGTATGGATGGGCAGACAAGAAACGTTGAAAGAGAAAAGTCAAAAATCGGGGGTGCGGGAAACTTTACCATATGCAGAACTTTCTCAATATCTTTTAAAAGCACAATCATCAGGCAGAAAAGTACACTACCTTCCACCCTATCAATCTTCCAATAAAATTTTATTGACTGATCTTTTAGGAGTTAAAATAGCAGAATTGCAGCCTTCTGTGGAGATGATTAAATCTGTTGTAAAACAACGTTCTATAAAAGAAGCTCAGGAAATTGTACAAATAGAAGAAGCTGTAAATGTATCTAATGAAATGCATTTACTGGCGATGAGAATGGCAAAACCAGGGATTAAAGAATATGAAATAGCCAATGCGATTCAATACCTTGCTGCTAATAAAGAATGCCAGATGTCTTATCCACCGATCGTTACTATAAACGGAGGAATATTACATAATCATTACCGTCTTAATACGTTGAAGGAAGGAGACCTTTTCCTTAATGATTCAGGTGCAGAAACGGCAATGGGATATGCAGGAGACTTGACCAGAACATTTCCGGTAAGCAAAACCTTTAGCACAAAACAAAAAGAGATCTATGAGATTGTGCTGAATTCATTCAATAATGCTCATCATCTTTTGAAGCCTGGAGTTAAATTTAAAGATATTTATCTGAAAGCTTCTGAATATCTGGTAGAAGGACTTGTTGATCTGGGATTGATGAAAGGAAATCCTGAAGAGGCCGTAAAAAACAATGCTCATACTCTGTTTTTCCAATGTGGACTGGGACATATGATGGGATTGGATGTACATGATATGGAGGATCTTGGAGAACAGTATATTGGATATACCGAAGAAGAGCCAAAAGACACTAAAACATTTGGACTTAAATCTTTACGTTTAGGAAAAGCTTTAGAATCCGGATATGTAGTAACCGTAGAACCTGGTATTTATATGATTCCTGAGCTTATTGATATCTGGCAGGCTGAAAATAAAAATGCAGAATACATTAATTATGATAAAGTAAATGAATACCGAAACTTCGGCGGAGTACGTGTAGAAGATGATTTCCTGATTACTGATGATGGTTATAAACTTCTAGGAAACGGACTGATTACTACTGTTGATGAAATTGAAAACTACAGAGCAGAACATTTAGCTTAA
- a CDS encoding S9 family peptidase: MKNIKKITAIALYFLCLSPLAAQKTQWTPDGNAYYSFTKNGVGIIDVLNPGKDQSFLSNNELIPSGSATALEVQSFQVSPDGKSLLLFTNTQKVWRDNTRGDYWIFDKNTKKLTQLGKDLPTSSLMFAKFSPDGKKVAYVSKHNIYIEDLSNNQLTKITNDGTDRMINGTFDWAYEEEFGTQDGFRWSPDGSKIAYWKLDARGTKNFLMINNTDSLYSFTVPVEYPKVGENPSGCSIWFYDLASKSSKKANIEGDEVQHYIPRMEWVLDSKSIILQQLNRKQNQSKIMVADAQSGSSKTIYTETDNAWIDIKSRWNENDPSGWDWINNGKEFLWLSEKDGWRHIYKIDMNGKETLITKDAFDVIKPEFFDVQNKLIYFLASPDNATQKYLYKVSMQGGKASKITPEAYTGSNQYTISPNGKIAMFNNSSVNSRSAGAVVSLPQHKELVAAKSILKADPARSKAEFFQITTQDGATLDGWVVKPKDFDPNKKYPIVFMVYGEPGSQTVTDSFYAGKNGLYTGDMAQDGYLYVSLENRGTPAPKGREWRKSIYRKIGQLNIRDQAMGAKALFAKWPYVDTSRVAVWGWSGGGSSTLNLLGQYPDIYQTGIAIAPVANQLFYDNIYQERYMGLPQENREDFVNGSPLAYAKNLKGNLLLVHGTGDDNVHYQNTEVYINELVKYNKQFQLMSYPNRTHSISEGEGTSLHLATMFTKYLKEHCPPGGR, from the coding sequence ATGAAGAATATAAAAAAAATAACGGCTATTGCTTTATACTTCCTGTGTCTGTCACCATTGGCTGCACAAAAGACGCAATGGACTCCTGATGGCAATGCTTATTATTCATTCACTAAAAATGGCGTTGGGATTATTGATGTACTGAATCCTGGAAAGGATCAGTCTTTTTTAAGTAATAATGAATTAATTCCTTCCGGAAGTGCTACCGCTTTAGAAGTACAGAGCTTTCAGGTATCACCGGATGGCAAAAGCTTATTGCTTTTTACCAATACCCAGAAAGTTTGGCGGGATAATACGCGTGGAGATTACTGGATCTTTGATAAAAATACTAAGAAGCTCACTCAGCTTGGGAAAGATCTGCCCACATCATCATTAATGTTTGCCAAGTTCTCTCCTGATGGTAAAAAGGTGGCTTATGTATCTAAACACAACATTTACATTGAAGACCTTTCCAATAATCAGCTTACTAAAATTACGAATGATGGTACAGACAGAATGATTAACGGTACTTTCGATTGGGCTTATGAAGAGGAATTTGGGACTCAGGATGGCTTCAGATGGTCTCCTGACGGAAGCAAAATTGCTTACTGGAAGCTGGATGCACGAGGGACAAAGAACTTCCTGATGATTAATAATACAGACAGTCTGTATTCATTTACTGTTCCTGTAGAATATCCGAAAGTAGGTGAAAATCCTTCAGGATGCAGCATCTGGTTCTATGATCTTGCCTCAAAATCTTCGAAGAAAGCAAACATTGAAGGCGACGAAGTACAACATTATATTCCCAGAATGGAATGGGTGCTGGATTCTAAATCTATTATTCTACAGCAACTGAACAGAAAACAGAATCAGAGTAAAATTATGGTAGCAGATGCTCAGTCCGGAAGCAGTAAAACCATTTATACAGAAACAGATAATGCATGGATTGATATAAAATCCCGCTGGAATGAGAACGACCCAAGTGGCTGGGATTGGATTAACAATGGTAAAGAATTTCTGTGGCTTTCTGAAAAAGACGGATGGAGACATATTTATAAGATAGATATGAACGGTAAAGAAACGTTGATTACAAAAGATGCTTTTGATGTGATAAAGCCTGAGTTTTTTGATGTTCAGAACAAGCTGATTTACTTTTTGGCTTCCCCTGATAATGCTACTCAGAAATATTTGTATAAAGTAAGTATGCAAGGCGGAAAAGCCAGCAAGATAACTCCTGAAGCGTACACCGGATCAAATCAATATACCATATCTCCCAACGGAAAAATTGCTATGTTTAACAATAGCAGCGTAAACTCGCGTTCAGCAGGTGCTGTGGTATCATTGCCGCAACATAAAGAGCTTGTAGCTGCTAAGAGTATTTTAAAAGCAGATCCGGCAAGATCTAAAGCTGAGTTTTTCCAGATAACAACCCAAGACGGAGCTACATTAGACGGATGGGTAGTAAAGCCTAAAGATTTTGATCCTAATAAAAAATATCCGATTGTTTTCATGGTTTACGGAGAACCGGGATCACAAACGGTAACAGACAGTTTCTACGCAGGAAAGAATGGTTTGTATACAGGAGATATGGCTCAGGACGGCTATCTTTATGTTTCTCTTGAAAACCGTGGAACTCCTGCTCCTAAAGGACGTGAATGGAGAAAATCGATTTACCGTAAAATTGGACAGCTTAATATCCGTGATCAGGCTATGGGAGCCAAAGCATTGTTTGCAAAATGGCCTTATGTGGATACTTCAAGAGTGGCTGTTTGGGGCTGGAGCGGTGGTGGTTCTTCCACTCTAAACCTGTTAGGGCAATATCCTGATATTTACCAGACCGGAATTGCCATTGCTCCGGTAGCCAACCAATTATTCTATGATAATATCTATCAGGAACGTTATATGGGCCTTCCACAGGAAAACCGAGAAGATTTTGTAAATGGATCTCCATTAGCGTATGCCAAGAATCTCAAAGGAAATCTTTTATTGGTTCACGGAACAGGCGATGACAATGTACATTATCAAAATACAGAAGTTTATATTAATGAATTGGTAA